In the genome of Natronorubrum daqingense, the window CAGGGAATGGTCGTCACGGGTCTCTCGGATTGGGGAACCGGTGGCGGCGTGACGTGGGGCGTCTACATCGGCGCGTTCATCTGGTGGGTCGGCATCGCCCACGGTGGGATCATCCTCTCCGCTGCGGTTCGGTTGCTCGGCATGGAGCGGTACATGCCGGTCGCTCGCCTCGCCGAGTTGTTGACCCTCGCCGGTCTCTCCGCGGCTGGCTTCTTCATCGTCGTCCACCTCGGCCGACCGGATCGAATGGTCACGAGCGTGCTCGGACACTACCACATCACCGTTCACGCCTCGCCGCTGGTGTGGGACGTGACCGTCATCACGGCCTACTTCGTGTTGACGGCGACGTACCTCGCGTTGACGATTAGGTACGACGTGAGTCGGTTACGCGACGACCTGCCAGACGCCCTCGATCCGATCTACTCGCTCGTAACGTTCGGCTACACCGAGGAGGAAGACGAAGTCGTCCAGCGAATGGTCTGGTGGCTCGCCCTCGCGATCATCATCATGGCACCACTCCTGCTCCACGGCGGCGTGATCCCGTGGCTGTTCGCCGTGATCCCGGCGATACCCGGCTGGTTCGGTGCCGTCCAGGGCCCACAGTTCCTGACCATCGCGCTCACCTCCGCGATCAGCGGCGTCATCCTCCTCTCGTTCGCGTTCCGGCGAGCGTACGACTGGGACCACATCATCACCGACGACATCTTCCGCGGCCTGCTCCTCTGGCTCGGCTTCTTCAGCCTGCTGTTCCTCTGGCTCCAGCTTCAACAGCGAGTAACCGGCGGGTTCGCCGCGCCGACCGACGTCGCACAGATTTCGGCTGCCACGCTCGAGCACCCGATCTACATCGTCTCGATGGGACTCGTCGGCGTCGTGCTCGCGTTCATCTTCGCGCAGGCGATCCGTCCGGCGCTGTTCACCAAGGGCCGGGCCGTCGTCGCCGGCCTCGCAGTCCTCACGGCCA includes:
- the nrfD gene encoding NrfD/PsrC family molybdoenzyme membrane anchor subunit — protein: MSTKTPRKADILRPIQNTSTTYFVLVAVAGLAFALFLVGWIYQLYQGMVVTGLSDWGTGGGVTWGVYIGAFIWWVGIAHGGIILSAAVRLLGMERYMPVARLAELLTLAGLSAAGFFIVVHLGRPDRMVTSVLGHYHITVHASPLVWDVTVITAYFVLTATYLALTIRYDVSRLRDDLPDALDPIYSLVTFGYTEEEDEVVQRMVWWLALAIIIMAPLLLHGGVIPWLFAVIPAIPGWFGAVQGPQFLTIALTSAISGVILLSFAFRRAYDWDHIITDDIFRGLLLWLGFFSLLFLWLQLQQRVTGGFAAPTDVAQISAATLEHPIYIVSMGLVGVVLAFIFAQAIRPALFTKGRAVVAGLAVLTATLLEKILFVVEGFMYPTFDIYGATPGEYFPSFIEFASITGTIGMVMLFFLLVAKVIPVVELHAIEHLQERDHGHEREQITHDD